The Cloeon dipterum chromosome X, ieCloDipt1.1, whole genome shotgun sequence genome includes a window with the following:
- the sloth1 gene encoding small integral membrane protein 4 yields the protein MQLYSRGLQKWLDKWPGKKTIGIYRFLPLFFGLGAALEFSMINWTVGETNFYRTYKRRQVQELAEEIVLQQTQKNA from the exons ATGCAACTGTACAGTCGAGGCTTGCAGAAGTGGTTGGACAAGTGGCCCGGCAAGAAGACAATAGGAATTTACAGATTTTTGCCCCTCTTCTTCGGGCTGGGCGCCGCTCTGGAATTTTCCATGATCAACTGGACGGTCGGCGAGACGAATTTCT ACAGAACCTACAAGCGGCGACAGGTGCAGGAATTGGCCGAGGAAATTGTGTTGCAGCAGACGCAGAAGAACGCCTAA
- the sloth2 gene encoding ubiquinol-cytochrome c reductase complex assembly factor 6, producing the protein MPAGVPMGQYLRFSAAALLTMLAGSQTVHYLYRPLQDLDKLVQEEVERKLVAKRRAE; encoded by the coding sequence ATGCCAGCCGGAGTGCCGATGGGCCAGTATTTGCGCTTTTCAGCAGCCGCTCTGCTGACCATGCTTGCTGGTTCTCAGACTGTCCACTACTTGTACAGACCGCTGCAAGACCTGGACAAATTGGTCCAAGAGGAGGTCGAGAGGAAATTGGTGGCGAAACGTAGAGCTGAATAG